TGCTTACATGCACTGTAGCGTTTTTTCCTCCTTACAATGTTAATTACGATCTCAAAGCTGGAAACGCACGTTTAGAACCCGAGTTACCGTTAGTAAGAAATCTCTGACACTGCAGCAAATTTCTGGTGCAAGCATCTGTCATCAGCTCCTAATTCCACTCCCGTTTCCACCTGCGATTTGGTAGTAGGATTTTGTGAGTAAAATCAAAAAGCACAAACTTACCGTGGTGTCCTGCGGTATCAGCACATCGTTTCTGTGATGGATTGGAGCTTAGAGGTCGCCTTGttctggagagcagctccagcggCTGCCGGGGGCTGTGCTTGTCTCAGCTGCATCGTACGGCTGCGCCCGGCTCCGCAACCACCTGATCCTGTGGGCACTGCAGAGCCGGCCCCGAGCCCTGCCAGGGACCTGCCGGGGACCTGCCGGGGACCTGccggggctggcagtgccctggctgcccggtgggctctgtgctgctgctgctgctgctgctgctgctgctgctgctgctgctgctgctgctgctgctgctgctgctgctgcctccagccaggggctgctcaCCCACCTGGGCTCCCCGCACGCTCCCCGGGGCAGCTCGGGCTCCTTTCGCCTCTGTTAACCTCTCCTCCTGTAACACAGCTAATGGGAATTTACGCTTTCTAGCTTAGGCTTTTTAAACTACGCTGCCAGAATATATTTTCCTACTGTTTGCTGCTCCTTGGATCAGGCTGTCACTGTGTTGTCAGGTATCTTATAGCTCAGCTCATAGGATTTTACAGGTTTCTACAGGAAATCTTGATCTGATTTTCTCAAAGCAATATGAGAGTGAGAGTGTTTATAATGTTTCATTCACAGTGCTGTTAATTTTAACAGGGTGTCATGTGAAGGAGCCTTACAAAAGTCTATATAATTGTAATGTTCTTCTTGAGGCATACCCAATCATACAGCTTATGTAAACAGTAAAGAAAattggaaatatattttcctatGGCCACTGTATGCACAGCAGCCTGGAATTGCATTTGGATAATGTACTACTCTTTACTAGTGATAGTTTGAAAATTCTGAAGTTTATTGTGTGCAAATCTTTGTTCTCTGCTCCATCCACAAAACTATTCCCTCCTCAAGAGAACTGCAATTTTCTCATGGAAAGCTGGCTTTAGCATCTAGCAGCTTCTTTATGTTCAatactggtaaaaaaaaaaaaaaatctacttctGATACCAGCCTGCTACTGGCCAGCCAAGGCTGGTGTGAGGGAGATGAGCTGTGCTGGTGCTTAGGGCCCAGAGAGGAGCATGGAAAGCACTTGGGCACCGGGAGCTCAAAGGAATCCAGCATCCATGAGCCATTCAGTGAGTTTGTATTAGTAACCGAGTGCAAGCTGTATCTAAGCAAATATTCAGGTGGGCCTCAAGTGACCAAAACATCTTTGAGAAAGCTTTATTAAAATGTCCTGGAAGTGATTGCATTCACTTGCACAGCCCAGTGGAGCAAACCCCAGCTCAAAGCCAAGTCCCTCTGACACTGGGCAGTCTGTGACATCTCCACGTGTGTGTtagctgtgtctggctgtgctggcacacacagctgtgtgctctgccttcTGGAATCTCTAGTTACAGGTGATGACAGGGCACAATTTGTTTTGTAGTCAGAAACTTGCTTCAGGCAGAAGCAGGTGGTTCTCTCTTGTGAAAGCCAAAGTTGGGAAACACCAGGGAAATGTCAAGGAAATGCTGGGGCCTCACCCTTCTTGCCTGTGTCAACTTcttcttttttcactttcttgaAAATTACTTGATTCAAGAAAGATGTCGAGTATTCTGGAAATGAATTTGGCAGTCTACAAAGGGTGTTCTGGCTGGGGCAGTGTTTGATGGATCTCCTGGGTCAGTAGCTCAGGTGGTGTCTGTGGCTCCTCTGCCCCCAGGTGAAGTGCGGAGTGCTGGCTGGGGTCTGATCTGGCCTCCTCTGCGGGTTCCCTGAGCCAGTCAGGGGGTGGGGGCAGGTCGGAGCACTCGGGTGGGGAGTCCGGGGGAGGACAGGGCTCGGCTACAgagctggctggggctggggctggggctggggctggggctggggccgTGCCAGCTCCGGAGCAGCCCGCGGCCGGCGGAGGTGGCTGCCCATTCTCAGAACTGGTGGTGTGCTGGGGAGGGATCTCTGGGACACTCGGGTCCTGCAAGCTGGTGCCTTGTTTCGGTCGCCAAGGCAGCATGAATAAGACCGAGGAGCGCTTGGTGCCGGGATCAGTGTCCATGAAGAGATCTGACGTGTCCCCATCCACGAAGGGGGACCGGCCTGCCCAGTGGGACTCGGCCAGAGGAGGCCTCAGGCAGCATTTCCACAGGAGAATGACCATAATTGCCAGCATCATCCCAATCAAAATGCTGCCCATCAGCAGCGCTGCCACCCAGCTGCCGTCCccagcttcctcctcctctgggaGGGCCTGGGGCTCTGTAGCAGCCAGGGGTCCGTCAGGCTGGTACAAGCTGGGCACAGTTGCTTGCAGGTGGTAGAGGGGGACTTTGTCTGCTCTTGGGCTCATGGCAGTGGCGCTCGCGTGGCTTTCGGTCCTGGCAGCGtgctgaggtgctgctgcagaaagggAGCTCCAGATTTCCCCACAGAACAGAACCAGCATGACCTGGTTGCTGGCCATTTCCCTCCAGCCTCTTTACAAGGGTCCTCTGCTATTGCAAGGAAGAAGTAGAACACGGTAACTTGTAAACTgtgtttctgcattttattGCCACCAGACAGTTCTGTGTTAATACCATCAGACTGAAAATAACGGTCTCCCCAGTATTTCACATTTCAAGCCTGTTCCCATCTGCATGATTAGATTTGGCACTACTTTACAAATAACAGCATATTTTCAGCATTATGGATCATATTAATAAAGTGGCTTCTTTGAAGGTAATGGCTTATTATCATATTTTTTCACGTTATCAGAAAAAGGCATTGGCAGAGCAGTCCTCACAAGGTTTCAAAATAACATTTATCAATCATGTAACTGGTTCTGGACCTGGAACAAACTCTGCAGCATTGACAGACAGGGTTgtcagaaatgaagaaatggcTTGTTGTGATATAAGCTGAGACAGAAGTAAAAGGCTCTTTACAATTCTCttaaacttttatttcctgttCCTATATTTGTTCAGCatagcaaatatttaaaagttttccaAGTACTTATGCTATAATGACACTGCATTCTAGTGgtaaaatgttttataaataaattcttGCCTGCAGATTGTGCAAATGTTGAGTTGTTGGAATgaaacagacttttttttcctgtactgaTTAGAGTTCAGCTCTCTAGATGTCTCCATATTAAATAAATGATATAAAATTCATCCCCTATACAgctcttttccttctgaagtCACTTTCATGCAATTTGAGCTAATTCATTAGTTACTATAGTGCTAGTCCTGTGAAGCTATTTCTGGGAAATTAATATGCATGAGTCTTTATGGGTTTACAAATAcgcaaaattaaattttaaatgcagCAGTGTAAACACACATGAGCAGTAAGTTAATGACTAGAGAACTTCGTGATCTAAACTCTGACAGGTTTGTAATGGGTTAAAATGATTCTATTCAGTTACTATCCTGCTCCCTTTTGTCAAAATAGGCTCAATACTTGAATTTGATCCTTACCTGTACATTTACTTCTCTGGAGCAGGCACCGTCTGCCCTTGGTGTTTGAAGGCgcaggagggctgtgtgtgctcagTCAGACAGGCTAAAATGGCTCTTTTTGTGCAGAAGTTTGTCGGAGAGGGAGGAAGTTGCCAACGCCGGCAGGAAGCGTCCGCGCCGAGCAGCTCGCGGGCTCTCAGGGCTCTTATCTCCGAGATCCACGGgcaagctgctgctctgcccaccctgctgGGCAAAAGGTGCTTTGGCTTCTGCAGAAAGGCTCTTGCCACAGCAGGCACCTACGTGTGTTTTTGTGGAAATTCTCTGATACCTGTTTGCCTGTCTTTGTAGAAAATAGTTACGGTTTCTTCTGTGTGAATCAAAAACTCTGCAAGTTTGGGCTGGATTTGAGTTGCTGATGTAATTCAGTGGTGGGTTTGCTGTGCTCTCAGGCTATTAGTGGGAAAGCACCCTGGGTTCCTTGGTGAGTCATGGGATGCTGGCTGCTTACACATCCTCTCTTGTGTAGCTGCATCGAGGGGCAGAGGGCAAAATCTGATTTCACCCTCAGCCTGTCCTTGCTCGCTTGGTTGTTTTTCTCTATGGACAGTGCTGCGACCTGCTGCCATCACTGGTGGAGAGCTGTACTCTGAGCAGCTGCTTCcccccctctgtccctgtctaTCCCATGGAGTGTAACTCAAGCTGCTCGCTTTGGTCTCTGTGA
The Taeniopygia guttata chromosome 19, bTaeGut7.mat, whole genome shotgun sequence DNA segment above includes these coding regions:
- the EVI2B gene encoding protein EVI2B, whose protein sequence is MASNQVMLVLFCGEIWSSLSAAAPQHAARTESHASATAMSPRADKVPLYHLQATVPSLYQPDGPLAATEPQALPEEEEAGDGSWVAALLMGSILIGMMLAIMVILLWKCCLRPPLAESHWAGRSPFVDGDTSDLFMDTDPGTKRSSVLFMLPWRPKQGTSLQDPSVPEIPPQHTTSSENGQPPPPAAGCSGAGTAPAPAPAPAPAPASSVAEPCPPPDSPPECSDLPPPPDWLREPAEEARSDPSQHSALHLGAEEPQTPPELLTQEIHQTLPQPEHPL